The following proteins come from a genomic window of Leptospiraceae bacterium:
- a CDS encoding PilZ domain-containing protein, whose product MISNNFFYFRVYSEDFDFIPSTNSHLLLFMNLDLFNSGKFDLEGKLVAIEKLNGSRLGLLVSYKAEKEKDQKTISEFVRNHYTPRYSVRFAVDIRTDTEFIPALAINLSEKGIFIEAPLNHLEEREICTLLLHLDDSSISVKAQVSWINKGKMYDKPNGYGLKFIYDTNTESKILRYLEKLKNRSSILR is encoded by the coding sequence ATGATTTCTAATAATTTTTTTTATTTTAGAGTATACTCGGAAGATTTTGACTTTATTCCATCGACTAATTCCCATTTGCTTTTGTTTATGAATTTAGATTTATTTAATTCAGGAAAATTTGATTTGGAAGGTAAACTAGTCGCCATCGAAAAGCTAAATGGGAGTAGGCTCGGATTATTGGTTTCCTATAAAGCCGAAAAAGAAAAGGATCAAAAAACAATTTCCGAATTTGTTCGAAATCATTATACACCAAGATACAGTGTACGTTTTGCAGTGGATATCAGAACGGATACAGAATTCATTCCTGCCCTTGCCATTAACCTCTCTGAGAAAGGTATTTTTATAGAAGCCCCTTTAAATCACTTAGAAGAAAGAGAAATTTGTACGCTCCTATTGCATCTTGACGATAGTTCTATTTCTGTTAAAGCTCAAGTTAGCTGGATAAACAAAGGTAAAATGTACGATAAACCAAATGGTTACGGTTTAAAATTTATATATGATACGAATACTGAATCAAAAATTTTGAGATACTTGGAAAAGCTAAAAAATAGATCTTCCATTCTTAGATAA